DNA sequence from the Chloroflexota bacterium genome:
ACCTTGCCCCAGACAATCACGTCGCCCCCGGCGACGACTTGTCCCCCGGGGTTCACATCGCCGACGATGACCACGTGGCCAGGATGTTGGACGACCTGGCCGGAGCGTACTGTGCCACGCAAAAGGATGCCCTCGCTTAGGACGGGCCGCTTCACTTCCGCTTTGGCTCCCCGGCGGTGAGGACGTGGCCGTGGCGGCTGGGCTCGCAACCCCAAGCCGTGAGCAACGGAGATCACGTCTTCGTTTGCGCTCACCACCGCGTGTAGTTCAATATCGTGCTCTCTCAGAAGAGCCATTACTGTTTTCAGCATCTCGGCGGTGAGCAGGTGCGTGCCTGGGTCCAAGCTCACCTCCGCTCCACGGAAAAAGGCAGCCGTATCTTTCAATCGTGACTGCAGTTCAGTTAGTAACGCTTGCCATTCTCCGTCTCCTAAGGAGATGAGTAGCCCTTCGCCTGTGCCCTTCAACATAACCTGATTCTCAGCCATTCGCCACCCCATCAACTGCCTGGCTCTGGTGTGGGCGAGGGTTGCGGCAGGCCGAAATAATAGCGCAGTATCTGAGCCGCGATCGGTACGGCAACTGTCGCGCCTGATCCCCCGCCGGCAACAAAGACCACGATAGCAACTTCCGGCTTCTCGTAAGGCGCAAAGCCCGTAAACCAGGCGTGAGTGGGGAGGTTGCCCTTTTCGTCGCGTGGGCCGGGGTACTCTGCTGAGCCCGTCTTGCCCGCCACACTCACCTCCGGAAGATTGATACGGTGCGCGGTGCCACTGGTAACCGCAAGTCGCATCCCTTTGCGCACGATGTCTAACGTTTTGGGCGAAAGCGGCAATTGGTGGATCACTTTTGGGGTGAATGGAACCACTGTTTTGCCTGCTGCATCCACTATTTGGTACACAAGTTGTGGTTGGAGAAGCGTCCCGCCGTTAGCCACTGCGGCGGTCATGTTGAGCACTTGGAGTGGTGTAGCCAGGATATACCCCTGGCCAATGGCGGCGTTGTAGGTATCGCCTGTTACCCAGCCCTCGCCGTAGTTAAGCCGCTTCCATCTCTCGTCAGGCACCAGACCCGCGTTTTCACCAGGCAATGCAATACCAGTTTTCTCTCCGTATCCAAACTGCTTGGCATAATAGCCCAATTTGGTTATTCCTAAGCCAGCGAAATCCCCGTAGCCGCCAGTGACTTGGTAGAAAAAGATGTCGCATGACTGTGCAATAGCCTCATAGATGTTCAACCAGCCATGTCCCCATTCATTCCAGCACTTAAAGGGTGTTGCTTTCTCAGGGTCATCTGGGAAGTACTTGTTGGGTAGGTATAGCATGCCCTTGCATTCGAATTTGGTACTCTCATTGATGAGCCCTTCTTGCAACACTCCGCAGGCCGAGACGATCTTGAATGTCGAACCGGGCGGGTAAAGGCTGCTGATGGCGTGATTAATCAGTGGGTGTTCCGGATCATTGCTTAACCGCTCGTAGTCTTCTGACGAAATGCCTTGGGCGAACAGATTGTTGTCATAGCCAGGCAGGGAAACCATGGCCAATATTTCGCCCGTTTGTGGGTTCATCACGATCACAACACCGGACTTGGAGTTGACTTGGTGCATTGCCTCACGGAGGGTTCGCTCAACGTACTGTTGTAGATCCAGGTCAATGGTGAGAATAAGGTTATTGCCTGGCGTGGGTGGGTCAATGGCCAGCACATTGACCTCCCGTTCGAAGGCATCTACCTCGATATGCTTTTGTCCTTTGATCCCGCGTAACTGGCGCTCGTAAGTCAATTCCAGCCCAGTCAGTCCCACCTGATCAGTCCATTCGTAGCCGGTGTTTTGATCGCGGAGATAATACTCAGCGTTTTCCGCAGGGATGCCGCCCGTGAAGCCTAAGATATGCGCCATCAAAGAACCGGTGGTGTATTCGCGTCGAGGCTCTACAGTGACAACTACGCCGGGCAGATCGAGCCGCTCTTCTTCCAAGATAAAGGCCGCCTCCCGTTCTACGTTAGAGGCTATCACCACCGGAGCATAAGGACTACTCGTCTGCTGATCCAGGATATCCAGAATACCTGGTCGGGTCTGGTCAAAAAAAGGACCGCCTAGTCCGGCCACCTTGGGGCTGGTGTCGGTGGCCAGGCTACGACGCACTGGCATGCGTAGCACCTCTGAGAGACGAGCGACAACTTGTGCGCGTTGGTACTCGTCTTTTGGCAGCCGGGCTGGGATTACGGAGACGGTAAAACTACCTACGTTGCGCGCCAGGAGCCGGCCCCTGCGGTCATAGAACACACCGCGCGGTGCCTCTATGGATATCAGACGATAGCGGTTTTGCACGGCGTGCTCTTGGTAAACCGCTGCATCGATAATTTGCAGCTGCCATAACCGCAGACTGAGCACGACGAAAGCGAGCAGAACGACAATCTGCATAACCAACAATCTCAGTCTCGCTTGCGCAGCGGCGGCGTTCTCATCCACGATTGCTTCACCATAATGTAACGTACATAAAATATTTTACATCAGAAATTCAAAAACGAAAAAGCGTTTCCTATAGTTCCCTCCCGCTATCTTCTGGGCGTGAACACGCCCAACGTATTATCCAATAAACCGGGATCATGAAAAGGGTATTCAGCACCGCGGAGGGTAGTATTACTTGCCCGATACTGCTGCCCCAGACAGTGGGATGACCAAGCGCTTGCAAGAATGCCAGAATGACGATATCGTAAACAAAAGTGGATGTGGTGGCTGCGACGATGGGTAAAAAAATCCCCATTCCGAAAAAGAAACTCTGCATTGAGCCAACGAGGAGACTCGTAGCCAGCAAAGACACGGTAAATGCACCGAAGGGTGCGCTGGATAGGAGATCCAAAACAAGCCCGCCAATCAGTGCCCACCCTAGACCTTCGCGGTAGCCCCGCGAGAGCGCCCACGAAACCACGACAATCAGCATTAGATCTGGATGGACCCCCCAAATAGCGAAACGGGGCATCAGAGAAGTCTGCATGATGCCCACGCTAAAGAGAATGGCGAGGGAGACGTAGAGGTTAATGATGACTCACTCCGTTGGCAGAAAATTCAGGATCACCATGACCATTTCCAAGCGGCTGAAATCGACGGCAGAACGTATTTCTGCCTCCTGAAACATCTCATTGTCGCGTTGATGCACCGCGATAACTTGTCCGATGACCAGGCGCTTCGGAAACTTGCCTCCTAACCCGGAGGTCAAGACAATATCACCCACGTTTACCGCGTCGCCTTGCTGAATGTAACGCATCAGCAAGACTGCCGAAGATTGCCCTTCCACAACGCCTGTAGCCCGCGAACTCTGGATGAGTGCACTTACAGAACTAGACGGGTCGGTGAGCAACATCACCTGCGCCGAGTTAGCCGTGGTGTGCGTCACACGCCCCACCAATCCCGCTGCAGTGATGACTGGCATTCCTGGCGCTACACCATCTCGGCTCCCACGGTCGATGATCAGATAGCGCAAGATGTTGCTAGGGTCACGTCCGATGACTTCTGCGGAGAGCAAGGTGAAAGTTGGATGCGCTTGCTTGAAGTTCAGTTGTTCGCGCAATGTGGCGTTCTCGATAGCGGCTTCTTGCAGACGAACATTTTCGATCATGAGCAGATCTACCTGTTCTTGCAATTCCTTGACCCTGGTCCGTAGTGTCCCAATATCGCGCATTGTGGCCCAGAGTTCTCCCACGCTGTCACTTAAGCGGGTCAGGCTGTACTGAAATGGGGCTACAAAGACAGAAACCACATCCTCTACTGGGCCGAGTCGTCCGAATTGAGACAGGACCATCAGGGCGGCTAAAGTGACCAGAATGAGGAGGCTGGCTGTCTGCCTACTTCGCATAAGTTTTCGCACTCGACTCCTTAATTACCCAGGTCGCACGACGTGTCTCCCAATACAGAAAAAGGGTCGGGCGACAGTGGCGCGCTGGGATGTCCTTATAGGAATCACGCGCTCGCCTCGCCCGGCCCTCTCGGGTTTGATACTTTGGCGTCTCTCTATCTGACCCGGCGAGGGCGTTGTGCCTCCGCCAGCACGTGTCCCAGCGTGTCCAGGCTTTCCAGCACCTGACCAGCCCCACGCACTACACAAGTCACTGGGTCATCCGCCACATACACGCGCATCTTGGTCTCTTCTGAGAGCCGTTGCGCCATTCCTGGCAATTGAGCCACACCGCCGGTGAGGGCTACGCCTCGCTCAATCAGGTCGGCCACGAGTTCCGGCGGCGTCTCGTCAATGGCGTTTTTGATGGTTTCGACGATCAGATCGAGTGGCCCGCTAATCGCCTCCCGGATTTCGACACTGGAGGCCTCAACGGTTTCTGGCAAGCCGGTGATCAGGTTACGGCCATAAAGGGTCAGGGTTTTCTCTTCAGGTAGAGGATAGGCCGAACCAATGGCGATCTTGGTGCGCTCGGCCATGCGCTCACCAATGAGCAGGTTGTATTTTTGTCGCGCATACTGGATGATTGCCTCGTCCATCTCATCACCAGCCACGCGTAGAGAACGGCTGGTGACGACGCCTCCCGAGGAGAGAACAGCCATTTCTGTGGTACCCCCGCCGATGTCCACCACCATACTGCCTACAGAGTCGTTAATAGGCAGCCCCGCTCCAATAGCTGCGGCGATGGGTTCCTCGATCAGATAGCACTCCCGCGCCCCAGCACTCAAAACCGCATCGTGGACCGCCCGCTTTTCCACTTCTGTCGCGCCACTAGGGATGCCAATTACCACCCGGGGCCGAGGAATGGGCATCCGGGTCATCTCATGAGCCTTGTTGATGAAGTAATGAAGCATACGTTCCGTTACGTCGAAATCTGAGATGACCCCATCACGTAGCGGGCGGATGGCCACGATGTTACCTGGAGTGCGCCCCACCATTTCCTTAGCCTCAGAGCCAATGGCCAATACTCGTCGGGAACGCTTCTCGATGGCCACCACTGAGGGCTCATGGATGACGATGCCTGCGCCTTTCACCAGCACCAACACCGTCGCTGTCCCCAGGTCTATGCTCATGTCGCGGGAGAAAAGACCAAACAGGCTATTAAGTGGGCTAAACAAGCAGTGTCTCCTCTATCAGATTATTTTCCTGGCTCCTCAGCCGCCTCTTCCTTCTCTTTGCCCTTGCCGATCACTTCCACTTCCGCGGGGGCAGCCTCGGCTACGACTTCCTCGATCTCTTCCTTTTCCATTGGTAGGATCTTGACCACAATTTCCTCGGGCTCGGTCAGAACCTCGATGGCCGGACCTAACTGCAGGTCTTTCACCATGATGGTCTGGTCTACCTCTGTAAGAAGGCTCAGGTCCACTACAATTTCCGGGATGAGATCGCTGGGCAGGCATTCCACCTCGATCGCATCTAAGCCTTGGAACAGAAGTCCTTGGCCTTTCTTCACAATGGGCGACTCGCCACGCAGTTCGATGGGCACTTCAGCAGTGATCCTCTCGGTCATCACGACTTCATAGAAATCAACGTGCAGTAAATCCCGAGTGATTGGGTTACGCTGTATCTCCCGCGCCAGGACCATGTGTGGCTCATCGCTGCCTTTGACCCGCAAACTGATGAGTCGCGTGCCTCCTGCCTCCTTGAGCAAGTGTTGTAAGGAGCGTGCTTCTACTTTAAGGTTCAGTGTCTTGGTCTTGTGCCCATACATTACCGCCGGTACCCACCCCTCGCGGCGCATGCGTCGCACTTGTTTGCCAGTGATATCCCTGGTTTCAGCTTCCAGAATCAATTCTTCCATATGCTTTTATCGCTCTCCTCGAGATATAGAGTTTCTTGATGATAGTACAGCGAGAATCGGGCTTCGTCTAACAGTCACTATTCCTCCGAGACCAATAATCTGCGGAGAATGAGGAACAGGCCCAATATCGCACCGATAGTGCCACCTAATACAGCTGCCGTGCGCGTATCTAACGCCGTCTGCACATCACCATGTACCTCACGGGCCAATAGGATGGCTGTCTTTCCACCATTCACGTGCACACTCCGTCCCGCGACGAGCCCAACACCCGAATCTTGTAGAGTCATCTCCTCACCGATGGTCGCCCCCACGGCTGAGTTGTGCACGGTTATGTGGGTTCCCTGAACACCACAGGCCAGACTTCTCTTTAGCGACACTTCGGTAGCCTGGATCCCCTGGACGGCGCACTGTTCGAGATTCGATGTCTCGGCCGAGAATGTGCCTGCAAAAGACTGGTGTAGCTCGGCACTGCCTGCTTCGATGGTTTCAGCAGCGCTTTGGCTTAGGACCACCGATTGGGCTGTCACATCGCCGACTACCTCTCCCTCCAATTCACGCGAAATTTCTTCCTCCGGGGTAGGCGCAGGCTGCTCTACACTCCCTTTTCTCTTGGCCATCGGAACCCCCTTGTCAAACATATATGGGCCTTCTCGCCCAGTGGTGATATGATACATCAGAGGCTGGATAATGTCAAACAACTTGCCCCCTTGACCTGCTTGTTACGCTCTATGTTCAGGGAGGCTAACCTCTTGCCAAATGCCCCCTACGCTATCCGGAATGCCCCCATAAGCAATTTGGGGATAAGTGTTCTAACCTCACATTTTGTCAAGAGAAGAACTTAGCATA
Encoded proteins:
- the minC gene encoding septum site-determining protein MinC; the protein is MAENQVMLKGTGEGLLISLGDGEWQALLTELQSRLKDTAAFFRGAEVSLDPGTHLLTAEMLKTVMALLREHDIELHAVVSANEDVISVAHGLGLRAQPPRPRPHRRGAKAEVKRPVLSEGILLRGTVRSGQVVQHPGHVVIVGDVNPGGQVVAGGDVIVWGKVRGVVQAGAIGDDEAVVCALNLAPAQLRIGNYIARAPEEQAQHRARPEVAYVKDGTIVVDSWESI
- the mrdA gene encoding penicillin-binding protein 2, which encodes MDENAAAAQARLRLLVMQIVVLLAFVVLSLRLWQLQIIDAAVYQEHAVQNRYRLISIEAPRGVFYDRRGRLLARNVGSFTVSVIPARLPKDEYQRAQVVARLSEVLRMPVRRSLATDTSPKVAGLGGPFFDQTRPGILDILDQQTSSPYAPVVIASNVEREAAFILEEERLDLPGVVVTVEPRREYTTGSLMAHILGFTGGIPAENAEYYLRDQNTGYEWTDQVGLTGLELTYERQLRGIKGQKHIEVDAFEREVNVLAIDPPTPGNNLILTIDLDLQQYVERTLREAMHQVNSKSGVVIVMNPQTGEILAMVSLPGYDNNLFAQGISSEDYERLSNDPEHPLINHAISSLYPPGSTFKIVSACGVLQEGLINESTKFECKGMLYLPNKYFPDDPEKATPFKCWNEWGHGWLNIYEAIAQSCDIFFYQVTGGYGDFAGLGITKLGYYAKQFGYGEKTGIALPGENAGLVPDERWKRLNYGEGWVTGDTYNAAIGQGYILATPLQVLNMTAAVANGGTLLQPQLVYQIVDAAGKTVVPFTPKVIHQLPLSPKTLDIVRKGMRLAVTSGTAHRINLPEVSVAGKTGSAEYPGPRDEKGNLPTHAWFTGFAPYEKPEVAIVVFVAGGGSGATVAVPIAAQILRYYFGLPQPSPTPEPGS
- the mreD gene encoding rod shape-determining protein MreD — encoded protein: MGIMQTSLMPRFAIWGVHPDLMLIVVVSWALSRGYREGLGWALIGGLVLDLLSSAPFGAFTVSLLATSLLVGSMQSFFFGMGIFLPIVAATTSTFVYDIVILAFLQALGHPTVWGSSIGQVILPSAVLNTLFMIPVYWIIRWACSRPEDSGREL
- the mreC gene encoding rod shape-determining protein MreC, which translates into the protein MRKLMRSRQTASLLILVTLAALMVLSQFGRLGPVEDVVSVFVAPFQYSLTRLSDSVGELWATMRDIGTLRTRVKELQEQVDLLMIENVRLQEAAIENATLREQLNFKQAHPTFTLLSAEVIGRDPSNILRYLIIDRGSRDGVAPGMPVITAAGLVGRVTHTTANSAQVMLLTDPSSSVSALIQSSRATGVVEGQSSAVLLMRYIQQGDAVNVGDIVLTSGLGGKFPKRLVIGQVIAVHQRDNEMFQEAEIRSAVDFSRLEMVMVILNFLPTE
- a CDS encoding rod shape-determining protein is translated as MFGLFSRDMSIDLGTATVLVLVKGAGIVIHEPSVVAIEKRSRRVLAIGSEAKEMVGRTPGNIVAIRPLRDGVISDFDVTERMLHYFINKAHEMTRMPIPRPRVVIGIPSGATEVEKRAVHDAVLSAGARECYLIEEPIAAAIGAGLPINDSVGSMVVDIGGGTTEMAVLSSGGVVTSRSLRVAGDEMDEAIIQYARQKYNLLIGERMAERTKIAIGSAYPLPEEKTLTLYGRNLITGLPETVEASSVEIREAISGPLDLIVETIKNAIDETPPELVADLIERGVALTGGVAQLPGMAQRLSEETKMRVYVADDPVTCVVRGAGQVLESLDTLGHVLAEAQRPRRVR
- a CDS encoding 50S ribosomal protein L25 codes for the protein MEELILEAETRDITGKQVRRMRREGWVPAVMYGHKTKTLNLKVEARSLQHLLKEAGGTRLISLRVKGSDEPHMVLAREIQRNPITRDLLHVDFYEVVMTERITAEVPIELRGESPIVKKGQGLLFQGLDAIEVECLPSDLIPEIVVDLSLLTEVDQTIMVKDLQLGPAIEVLTEPEEIVVKILPMEKEEIEEVVAEAAPAEVEVIGKGKEKEEAAEEPGK